A part of Legionella sainthelensi genomic DNA contains:
- a CDS encoding GIY-YIG nuclease family protein, translating into MSLAYVSILASQHHGTLYVGSTSDIIKRTWEHKNKVSPGFTAQYNVHMLVYYEAYELYVEAARREKRFKNWPRQWKINLIEKLNPQSRDLYQEICQ; encoded by the coding sequence ATGAGTCTGGCTTATGTTTCTATTCTTGCGAGTCAGCATCATGGTACTCTTTACGTAGGGTCTACGTCAGACATCATTAAACGGACTTGGGAACACAAAAATAAAGTCAGTCCTGGTTTCACTGCTCAGTATAACGTACATATGCTGGTCTATTATGAAGCATATGAATTATACGTTGAAGCAGCACGACGTGAAAAACGTTTCAAAAATTGGCCAAGACAATGGAAAATAAATTTAATAGAGAAACTAAACCCTCAATCGCGTGACCTGTATCAAGAAATTTGCCAATGA
- a CDS encoding electron transfer flavoprotein subunit beta/FixA family protein: MKILVAVKRVIDPYVKIRVKSDNTGVETQNIKMAMNPFDEIAVEEALRLREKNWATEVVAVSIGGDNSQETLRHALALGVDRAILVRTQDSFESLNIAKILKKISEDEKPDLVLMGKQAIDDDSNQTPQMLASLLNWPQATYASKIEPNGSSLQVTREIDGGLETLSVHLPAIVSTDLRLNEPRYASLPNIMKAKKKPLDIIELENMGLSLKKHSEILKVAAPAVRSSGVKIESVTELLNKLQHEAKVL, encoded by the coding sequence ATGAAAATTCTCGTGGCAGTGAAGCGTGTAATTGATCCTTATGTAAAAATTAGAGTCAAATCGGACAATACCGGAGTTGAAACACAAAATATCAAAATGGCAATGAATCCATTTGATGAAATTGCTGTTGAAGAAGCATTACGTTTGCGTGAAAAGAACTGGGCGACTGAAGTTGTTGCGGTAAGCATTGGTGGTGACAATTCACAAGAAACACTGCGCCATGCTTTAGCCTTAGGTGTTGATAGAGCAATTTTGGTACGAACTCAAGATTCTTTTGAAAGCCTAAATATCGCTAAAATATTAAAAAAAATTAGTGAAGATGAAAAACCAGACTTGGTATTGATGGGCAAACAAGCTATAGATGATGACAGTAATCAGACGCCGCAAATGTTAGCTTCTTTATTAAATTGGCCGCAGGCTACTTATGCTTCCAAAATCGAGCCAAATGGAAGTTCTCTTCAGGTAACTCGTGAAATAGATGGAGGCTTAGAAACTCTAAGTGTACATTTGCCTGCTATTGTGAGTACCGATTTACGTTTGAATGAGCCTCGATATGCGAGCCTTCCAAATATCATGAAAGCGAAAAAGAAACCGCTAGATATAATTGAACTAGAAAATATGGGATTGTCACTTAAAAAGCATAGTGAAATATTAAAGGTGGCTGCACCAGCAGTTCGTAGTTCTGGTGTGAAAATTGAATCAGTCACTGAGTTATTAAATAAACTACAGCATGAAGCCAAAGTGCTTTGA
- a CDS encoding site-2 protease family protein, translating to MLEFTLIQKICIWAIPILLAITLHEAAHAYVAYRCGDTTAKMFGRLSLNPIRHIDPIGTVLIPLLVGVLTQFNFVIGYAKPVPINWRQFRHPRRDMIFVTLAGPFANIFMAFLWAGCYKISLILNPASSMPVLFLYATAQAGILINLILATLNLLPIPPLDGSRVVSSLLPPKQAIAYEKIEPYGFFILILLVFTGALGIILTPLINLGLVTLSAIFNI from the coding sequence ATGTTGGAATTTACTTTAATTCAAAAAATATGTATTTGGGCTATTCCTATTTTACTTGCAATAACCTTGCATGAAGCAGCTCATGCTTACGTGGCCTATCGATGTGGAGATACTACCGCAAAAATGTTTGGCCGTTTAAGCTTAAATCCGATACGTCATATTGACCCTATAGGTACAGTGCTCATTCCTCTGTTAGTAGGTGTTTTGACTCAATTTAATTTTGTAATCGGGTATGCCAAACCGGTTCCTATCAATTGGAGGCAATTTCGTCACCCTCGCCGTGACATGATTTTTGTCACTCTTGCAGGACCTTTTGCAAATATTTTTATGGCTTTTTTATGGGCCGGTTGTTATAAAATTTCACTAATTCTCAATCCTGCCTCCTCAATGCCAGTACTTTTTCTTTATGCCACAGCTCAGGCTGGGATATTGATCAATTTGATTTTAGCGACTTTAAATTTACTTCCTATTCCGCCATTAGATGGGAGCAGAGTAGTGAGCAGTCTTTTACCTCCTAAACAAGCGATTGCTTACGAAAAAATAGAACCTTACGGATTTTTTATTCTAATTCTGTTAGTATTTACTGGAGCTTTGGGTATCATATTAACTCCATTGATCAATTTGGGGTTAGTGACACTGAGTGCCATTTTTAATATATGA
- a CDS encoding UDP-N-acetylmuramoyl-L-alanyl-D-glutamate--2,6-diaminopimelate ligase, which produces MKLSHLLKPWMEQSVMDCMISGLENDSRRIHPGDLFIAYAGAAADGRLFIDKAVSSGAVAVAYDPAGFPGNCVLPESVPCIPVPQLSMQLSSIAKQFYDNPGYFLNITGVTGTNGKTTIAYQLAQAHHLLGQKAAYIGTIGQGNVNELQLLDNTTPDSLYLQKLLHQYKNQDTRQVCMEVSSHALAQHRVDALEFNQAIFTNLTLDHLDYHHSMENYARAKSLLFARESLEWAIINQDDAYHKIMAAAIKPQVKKLTYGIHQDCDVRAKKWFMDIYGTEIEVHSPWGQHQIKIKALGQFNIYNSLAIFSSLLAAHYIPEQVVEVMTQLKAAPGRMEIVAHTPYVLVDYAHTPDALENALMTLNQLKKGRLWVVFGCGGDRDKTKRPIMGMVADKLADHIVITSDNPRTEEPQVIINEISQGIAPTSKVIQRINREEAIAYALGNADENDVILIAGKGHESYQQIGAVKHQFSDQEVVRRLIQK; this is translated from the coding sequence ATGAAACTTTCACACTTATTAAAACCTTGGATGGAACAATCGGTAATGGACTGTATGATTTCGGGTCTAGAAAATGACAGCCGCCGAATTCATCCAGGAGATTTGTTTATAGCCTATGCAGGTGCGGCAGCTGATGGTCGTTTATTTATAGACAAGGCTGTAAGTTCAGGAGCGGTTGCAGTTGCCTATGATCCTGCGGGTTTTCCTGGTAATTGCGTATTACCTGAATCTGTTCCTTGTATTCCTGTACCCCAGTTATCGATGCAGCTTTCTAGTATTGCAAAACAGTTTTATGATAATCCCGGATATTTTTTAAATATAACCGGTGTGACAGGTACTAATGGAAAAACAACAATTGCATATCAACTTGCTCAAGCACATCATTTACTAGGGCAAAAAGCGGCTTATATAGGTACTATTGGCCAAGGCAATGTGAATGAATTACAGCTATTGGATAATACCACTCCTGATTCCCTGTATTTACAGAAATTATTGCATCAATATAAGAACCAGGATACACGACAGGTATGTATGGAAGTATCCTCTCATGCACTCGCGCAGCACCGCGTCGATGCCCTTGAATTTAATCAAGCTATATTTACTAACTTAACTTTAGATCATTTAGATTATCATCATAGTATGGAAAACTATGCCAGGGCTAAGTCATTACTATTTGCCAGAGAGTCCTTGGAGTGGGCAATTATCAATCAAGATGATGCTTATCATAAGATTATGGCTGCTGCAATTAAGCCACAAGTAAAAAAATTAACTTATGGAATACATCAAGATTGTGATGTTAGAGCTAAGAAATGGTTTATGGATATTTATGGCACGGAAATTGAAGTGCACTCGCCTTGGGGGCAGCATCAAATAAAAATCAAAGCGTTAGGGCAATTTAATATTTACAACAGCCTAGCAATATTTAGTAGTTTGTTAGCTGCTCATTACATCCCTGAACAGGTAGTTGAGGTAATGACCCAATTAAAAGCTGCTCCAGGACGTATGGAAATTGTTGCTCATACTCCATATGTTTTGGTTGATTATGCACATACACCTGATGCCTTAGAGAATGCTTTAATGACTTTAAATCAATTGAAGAAAGGGCGTTTATGGGTAGTATTTGGTTGTGGCGGGGATAGAGATAAAACCAAAAGGCCTATTATGGGAATGGTTGCGGATAAGCTGGCAGATCACATTGTTATTACGAGTGATAATCCACGCACCGAAGAGCCACAAGTAATCATTAATGAAATTTCACAAGGCATTGCTCCAACGTCTAAAGTCATTCAACGAATAAATCGTGAGGAGGCAATTGCTTATGCTTTAGGTAACGCAGATGAAAACGACGTTATTTTAATCGCTGGAAAAGGGCATGAATCGTATCAGCAGATTGGTGCTGTGAAACATCAATTTTCTGATCAAGAGGTAGTAAGAAGGTTAATCCAAAAATAA
- a CDS encoding DUF4949 domain-containing protein → MSLGTKLASFTAALIFSGSTFAQDVVCPDLGEIQKIGINKASIVDRNYYIGYATNHYNTDSNWSFAIGPVNAHSENETIERTNDILSKMTGIGVPDSYNNDVICFYESGERDVLAIAITGSYEISPMKLKQLIYKAH, encoded by the coding sequence ATGTCTTTAGGAACAAAGTTGGCCTCTTTTACAGCTGCATTAATTTTTTCTGGTTCTACTTTTGCCCAAGATGTAGTATGTCCTGATCTTGGTGAAATCCAAAAAATAGGGATCAATAAAGCCTCAATAGTCGATCGAAATTATTATATAGGCTATGCAACGAACCATTACAATACTGATTCAAATTGGAGCTTCGCTATTGGACCAGTAAATGCACACTCAGAGAACGAAACTATTGAAAGAACTAATGATATTTTATCAAAAATGACTGGTATAGGCGTGCCTGATTCCTATAATAATGATGTAATTTGCTTTTATGAATCAGGTGAAAGAGATGTGTTGGCCATCGCTATCACGGGTTCTTATGAAATATCACCAATGAAACTAAAACAATTAATATATAAAGCACATTAA
- a CDS encoding phosphatase PAP2 family protein, with the protein MTQFEKTDYFMKKPWVIFLYAISVIVAYYFVDRPLAIYLHQLDLGTKVPLLEALTALGKSVAYIALFFIIGLYFRYIKINPLYEARSWYLLGCVFIANFVCVILKIALSRARPDLLFSSYEFGFYWFKLSSNYWSFPSGHTTTVVSLATGLGVLFPRYFYLLLIVAFFVALSRILLCFHYLSDVMSAFYISLLVVSFFTEYLRRKVGSKKWMVLFGVKLQSEL; encoded by the coding sequence ATGACACAATTTGAAAAAACAGATTATTTTATGAAAAAACCTTGGGTTATTTTTCTTTATGCAATTTCTGTTATTGTAGCCTATTATTTTGTTGATAGGCCATTGGCAATTTATTTGCATCAATTAGATCTGGGGACTAAAGTACCTTTATTAGAGGCATTAACTGCTTTAGGTAAGTCGGTAGCCTATATAGCTTTATTTTTTATCATAGGATTATATTTTCGTTACATTAAAATTAATCCCTTATACGAAGCAAGGTCTTGGTATTTGTTAGGTTGTGTTTTTATTGCAAATTTTGTTTGTGTGATTCTGAAGATTGCGTTAAGTCGTGCTCGCCCTGATTTATTGTTTTCGAGTTATGAATTTGGGTTTTATTGGTTTAAACTGAGCAGTAATTACTGGTCTTTTCCTTCAGGGCACACAACTACAGTTGTTAGTTTAGCCACGGGATTAGGTGTACTTTTTCCGCGTTATTTTTATCTTTTACTTATTGTTGCATTTTTTGTGGCTCTATCAAGAATTTTATTATGCTTTCATTATTTGAGTGATGTGATGAGTGCTTTTTATATTAGTTTATTAGTAGTGAGCTTTTTTACTGAATATCTTAGAAGGAAAGTTGGTTCCAAAAAATGGATGGTATTGTTTGGAGTAAAATTACAATCAGAATTATAA
- a CDS encoding electron transfer flavoprotein subunit alpha/FixB family protein has protein sequence MSTLVIVEHDNKIVHPSTRNALAAALELDDKPTLLVIGHECHSVAEQAASFAGVHVVWCIDKSCYKHPVAEQISDLVLSFARSFDNILVSASTFGKNIAPRVAAQLDVTQVSDVTKIIDANTFEHPIYAGNAIETVRVLDPIKVLTIRSTAFAPITANQAVCHIEVIDKEVLAERAQFVKHELSKSERPDLGSAKIVVSGGRGLQSAEKFKLIEELADALGAAVGASRAAVDAGFVPNDYQVGQTGRIVAPMLYIAIGISGAVQHLAGMKDSKVIVAINKDEDAPIFQVADYGLVGDLFELVPQLIEQLKNR, from the coding sequence ATGAGCACTTTAGTAATCGTTGAACATGATAACAAAATAGTACATCCATCTACTCGTAATGCTTTGGCTGCAGCATTAGAGCTGGACGATAAGCCGACTTTATTAGTGATAGGGCATGAATGTCATTCAGTAGCAGAACAAGCTGCAAGTTTTGCAGGAGTCCATGTAGTTTGGTGTATTGATAAATCCTGCTATAAACATCCAGTGGCAGAACAAATCAGTGATTTAGTTCTTTCATTTGCACGCTCATTTGATAATATATTAGTTTCTGCCAGTACTTTTGGTAAAAATATTGCACCGCGTGTTGCTGCTCAATTAGATGTAACTCAAGTTTCTGATGTAACTAAAATAATTGATGCAAATACCTTTGAACATCCAATCTATGCGGGTAATGCTATAGAAACAGTGCGTGTTTTAGATCCTATTAAAGTATTAACAATTCGATCCACAGCATTTGCTCCGATAACAGCCAATCAAGCGGTTTGTCACATTGAAGTCATCGATAAAGAGGTTCTTGCTGAACGAGCTCAATTTGTCAAACATGAATTAAGTAAATCGGAAAGGCCAGATTTAGGAAGTGCCAAAATTGTAGTTTCAGGTGGTAGAGGGTTGCAAAGTGCTGAGAAATTTAAATTAATAGAAGAGTTAGCTGATGCTCTTGGCGCTGCAGTAGGCGCTTCCCGTGCTGCTGTTGATGCTGGTTTTGTTCCTAATGATTATCAAGTAGGACAAACTGGAAGAATTGTTGCTCCTATGCTTTATATTGCTATCGGCATTTCCGGTGCTGTACAGCATTTAGCAGGAATGAAAGATTCCAAAGTGATTGTTGCAATAAACAAAGATGAAGATGCGCCTATTTTCCAAGTTGCAGATTATGGTTTGGTTGGGGACTTATTTGAGTTAGTACCACAATTAATCGAACAGTTAAAAAATCGTTAG
- a CDS encoding APC family permease, with protein MSLLDKILGKPLPLKAKKKQQLSIFTGVPALGLDALSSTAYGPEAALTILLPAGIVGLNHFFAISLLVVLVLVFLYFSYLQTTAAYPNGGGAYIVASDNLGKKYGLGAAISLILDYLLNVTVGISAGVGAIVSALPSLQPYTLILCLLILLMLTLLNLRGIRETGTLFLIPVFIFIACMLVAMCIGIVDVWSSGGHPQLINEPPKTQANSFEALTFWMFLTAFANGLTAMTGVEAVSNAVPLFQKPTVRNAQWTLTIIVVTLAVFLIVIGYLCPAYHIVAMNQNQPGYQTILSQLVMVTTGKGIFYYISIVSIFIILAYSAQTSFSGFPRVCRLLAEDNYLPYFFAERGRRLVFSVGIIILAIFSAIILIAFNGITSNLIPLFAVGAFSAFLFSQSGMVVYWLRQENRKVRYKLIINALGALVTAIALFIIIITKFVEGAWIIIVLAPTLAFLMHRIKLHYKKIAHEIKNPIKINPNSLKPPIVIIPIHGLDLIAEKAIQFGMLLSEDITAVFIDAGYEDVHGLKKLWHEKIEIPAYKADKKIPKLEIIKSPYRRIYKPLLNFVSKVRKDRKNELIAIIIPELIEPKWYEYLLHNIHATGLRALLFLEREPRIIVITIPWYLRE; from the coding sequence ATGTCATTACTTGATAAGATATTAGGAAAACCTCTACCATTAAAGGCAAAAAAAAAGCAACAGCTGTCTATTTTTACAGGCGTTCCTGCATTAGGCTTAGACGCATTATCTTCGACCGCTTACGGCCCGGAAGCAGCACTCACCATCTTATTACCGGCTGGAATAGTAGGGCTAAATCACTTTTTCGCTATTTCATTATTGGTTGTTCTGGTTCTTGTGTTTTTGTATTTTTCTTATTTGCAAACGACAGCCGCTTATCCAAATGGAGGCGGTGCATACATTGTCGCTAGTGATAATTTAGGTAAAAAATACGGTTTAGGTGCAGCAATTTCTTTAATACTGGATTATTTGTTAAATGTTACTGTTGGAATCTCAGCAGGTGTTGGTGCTATAGTTTCAGCGCTTCCGTCATTGCAACCTTACACTCTCATCCTATGCCTTCTCATCTTGCTCATGCTGACTTTGCTCAATTTAAGAGGAATTCGTGAGACGGGAACACTTTTTTTGATCCCGGTATTTATCTTTATTGCATGCATGTTAGTTGCTATGTGCATCGGTATTGTGGACGTTTGGTCCAGTGGCGGGCATCCCCAGCTGATTAATGAGCCTCCAAAAACACAAGCAAATTCGTTTGAAGCATTAACATTTTGGATGTTTTTAACGGCATTCGCCAATGGATTAACCGCAATGACGGGAGTTGAAGCGGTCAGTAATGCAGTTCCTCTATTTCAGAAACCCACCGTCCGCAATGCACAATGGACCTTGACCATAATCGTTGTTACTCTAGCTGTTTTTTTAATAGTTATAGGTTACTTATGTCCTGCTTATCATATTGTAGCTATGAATCAGAATCAACCTGGATATCAGACCATCTTGTCGCAATTGGTTATGGTGACCACAGGAAAAGGCATTTTTTACTACATTTCAATTGTTAGCATTTTTATTATCCTTGCTTATTCCGCACAAACTAGTTTTTCAGGTTTTCCAAGAGTCTGCCGTTTACTAGCCGAAGATAACTATTTACCCTATTTTTTTGCTGAGCGTGGGCGACGCCTCGTTTTTTCAGTCGGCATTATCATTCTTGCCATTTTTTCAGCCATCATTCTTATTGCCTTTAATGGAATTACGAGTAATCTCATTCCATTATTTGCTGTTGGCGCTTTTAGTGCTTTTCTTTTTTCTCAGAGTGGCATGGTCGTGTATTGGTTACGTCAAGAAAATCGCAAAGTTCGTTATAAGTTAATAATCAATGCATTAGGTGCTCTGGTAACGGCAATTGCTCTGTTTATTATCATCATTACAAAATTTGTAGAAGGTGCCTGGATAATTATTGTTCTAGCACCCACACTTGCTTTTTTGATGCATCGTATAAAACTTCATTATAAGAAAATTGCCCATGAAATTAAAAATCCAATTAAGATCAATCCTAACTCCTTAAAACCTCCTATAGTGATTATCCCCATACATGGTCTAGATTTAATTGCTGAAAAAGCAATACAATTTGGAATGTTGCTTTCAGAGGATATTACGGCTGTTTTTATCGATGCTGGTTATGAGGATGTCCATGGATTGAAAAAGCTTTGGCATGAAAAAATTGAAATCCCAGCGTATAAGGCAGATAAAAAGATTCCTAAACTTGAAATTATTAAATCACCTTATCGCCGTATCTATAAGCCGTTATTAAATTTTGTAAGTAAAGTAAGAAAAGACAGGAAAAATGAACTTATTGCGATTATTATACCTGAATTAATAGAGCCTAAATGGTATGAGTATTTGTTACATAATATTCATGCGACAGGTTTACGTGCGTTACTTTTTTTAGAGAGAGAGCCGCGCATTATTGTAATTACAATACCTTGGTATTTACGCGAGTAA
- a CDS encoding 4-phosphoerythronate dehydrogenase — protein sequence MNILADASLPGLEQAFPKPFNLMRYNHANELAHLLVGQDVLLCRSTLKVNRALLENHSIRYVATASSGTDHLDHSWLNAQHIQIIDAKGSNARAVADYVVACLAFLEQRHFIQGNKAGVVGLGKVGTRVSTRLQAAGFQVLHYDPLKAMREADAFQSCSLEDLYQADLICIHAELHDNPPFPSRHLVNQHFLTQLKPGSIIINAARGGVIDEEALLHEPKALIYCTDVYLNEPTIDVRIIDKAVLCTPHIAGHSIEAKYAAVAMVSLSLHQVANLPVPQFATPQTIKTIHIEKNKLWYESVLSLYNPIEETVNLKKAIDKKSAFIELRKHHQNRHDFCQYSMESLGDEKTKLLLGM from the coding sequence ATGAATATTTTAGCCGATGCATCCCTTCCCGGACTAGAGCAAGCTTTTCCTAAGCCTTTTAACTTAATGCGCTATAATCATGCCAATGAACTTGCTCACTTACTCGTTGGACAGGATGTTCTTCTTTGTCGTTCTACGCTTAAAGTAAATCGAGCGTTATTAGAAAATCATTCGATAAGGTATGTAGCTACTGCAAGTTCAGGCACTGATCATCTCGATCACTCCTGGTTAAACGCACAACATATTCAAATCATAGACGCCAAAGGGTCAAATGCTAGAGCTGTCGCTGATTATGTTGTTGCCTGTCTTGCTTTTCTGGAGCAGCGCCATTTTATTCAAGGCAATAAAGCCGGTGTGGTTGGTTTGGGTAAGGTGGGAACCCGAGTCTCGACACGATTGCAGGCAGCAGGTTTCCAAGTATTGCACTATGATCCACTGAAAGCGATGCGCGAAGCGGATGCTTTTCAAAGTTGCTCTCTAGAGGATTTGTATCAAGCGGATCTCATCTGTATTCATGCAGAACTGCATGACAATCCCCCCTTCCCTAGTCGTCACTTAGTTAATCAACATTTTTTGACTCAATTAAAGCCCGGTTCCATTATTATTAATGCTGCACGAGGAGGAGTTATTGATGAAGAGGCCCTGCTCCATGAACCCAAGGCCTTGATTTATTGCACTGATGTATATCTAAATGAACCAACAATTGATGTACGTATAATTGATAAAGCAGTACTCTGCACGCCCCACATAGCAGGCCACAGTATTGAAGCAAAATATGCTGCTGTGGCGATGGTTAGCTTATCTTTACACCAAGTCGCAAATTTGCCCGTGCCTCAATTTGCCACACCCCAAACGATAAAAACCATTCATATAGAAAAAAATAAATTATGGTATGAGTCGGTGTTATCCCTTTATAACCCCATTGAAGAAACAGTGAATTTAAAAAAAGCTATAGATAAAAAATCGGCGTTTATAGAGTTGCGTAAACATCATCAAAACCGTCATGATTTTTGTCAGTATTCCATGGAATCGCTTGGTGATGAGAAAACGAAACTCTTATTGGGTATGTGA
- the ald gene encoding alanine dehydrogenase, producing MLVGVPKEIKPQENRVGLVPSSIREIIRVGSSVIVEKGAGLGIGISDDDYRHAGAEVVESADEVYSRAELIVKVKEPQPIECKRLREGQTLFTYLHLAPDPHQTRMLKESGVTAIAYETVTQDDGGLPLLTPMSQVAGRMSIQAGAHCLEMAQGGSGILLGGVPGVAAANVVVIGGGVVGTNAVRMAMGMEARVTVLDRSLARLNELDFQFGSKINTVYSTVDSIEKYVARADLVIGAVLVPGAAAPKLVTRSMLRSMRPGSVLVDVAIDQGGCFETSRPTTHQEPTYVIDHVVHYCVANMPGAVPRTSTFALNNATLPYVLSIVTKGVKLALLNDKHLLNGLNVHQGKITFEAVARDLGYEYTPAAIALAGR from the coding sequence ATGTTAGTAGGTGTTCCAAAAGAAATTAAACCTCAAGAAAATCGTGTGGGTCTTGTTCCTTCTAGTATCAGGGAAATTATCAGGGTAGGAAGCTCAGTTATTGTCGAGAAGGGTGCAGGTTTAGGGATTGGTATCTCTGATGATGATTACCGGCATGCAGGAGCCGAAGTAGTTGAGAGTGCTGATGAAGTGTATTCTAGGGCAGAGTTAATTGTAAAGGTAAAAGAGCCGCAGCCCATTGAATGCAAACGCTTGCGTGAAGGTCAGACTTTATTTACCTATTTACATTTGGCTCCAGATCCACATCAAACACGTATGCTTAAAGAGTCTGGTGTTACAGCCATTGCTTATGAAACGGTGACTCAAGATGATGGTGGTTTGCCATTATTAACACCTATGTCTCAGGTTGCTGGTCGGATGTCAATTCAAGCAGGTGCGCATTGTTTGGAAATGGCTCAGGGTGGAAGCGGTATTTTATTAGGTGGCGTGCCTGGGGTTGCTGCTGCCAATGTGGTGGTTATTGGTGGCGGAGTTGTTGGTACTAATGCAGTACGCATGGCTATGGGGATGGAAGCACGAGTCACAGTATTGGATCGTTCTTTAGCGCGCTTAAATGAATTAGATTTTCAATTTGGCTCTAAGATTAATACGGTTTATTCTACTGTTGACAGTATTGAAAAATATGTTGCTAGAGCTGATTTAGTGATTGGAGCCGTTTTGGTTCCCGGAGCAGCAGCACCCAAATTGGTAACACGATCTATGCTTCGCTCAATGCGTCCAGGCTCTGTTTTAGTAGACGTTGCTATCGATCAAGGCGGATGTTTTGAAACAAGTCGTCCAACGACACATCAAGAACCAACATATGTTATTGATCATGTAGTTCATTACTGTGTGGCTAACATGCCAGGAGCTGTACCAAGAACTTCAACTTTTGCCTTGAATAATGCGACTTTGCCTTACGTCTTAAGTATTGTTACTAAAGGTGTGAAACTGGCCTTATTAAATGATAAGCATTTACTTAATGGATTGAATGTTCATCAAGGTAAAATTACTTTTGAAGCAGTTGCTCGTGATTTAGGTTATGAGTATACACCTGCCGCTATTGCCTTAGCTGGGCGATAA
- a CDS encoding glycosyltransferase family 39 protein has product MNNINTKGCGIVCSSIALYNAILFIHSLVITPDIPLILCWSATLYYLYQGLVLEKHNSWYWAGIWIGLGLLSKYTIVLLGLSTIIYLIYAPSSRKWFLRKEPYCCALIAFILFIPVIYWNATHNWASFLFQSSRRFHDYYSFSFHKLMGLVLAFLTPAGVFGAWILFSKKYSKKIIALETKYFFQIYIAVPLLFFSCFSLFHVIKMNWIGPIFLAIIPWLALLIADKQQILGITFRKSWAITSVITMFIYSSIIYCILSDKPEKINHYFFEKLIPWDNLTREIHNIAQQLEDKTHNVPIILPLDTYNIASELTFYQKKYFEQGQMNNSYKVTGWHIFGLNSLMYQYWGSMDEVKGKNLILISSKTSFFSHPQVKKKTISLTTIKPIHYHDNNGHESSVFYYKVVKMS; this is encoded by the coding sequence ATTAACAACATTAATACGAAAGGATGCGGGATTGTATGCAGTAGTATTGCTCTCTATAATGCCATTCTTTTTATACACTCTCTAGTTATTACCCCTGATATACCTCTTATTCTGTGTTGGTCGGCAACTCTCTATTATCTTTATCAAGGACTTGTTTTAGAGAAACATAACAGTTGGTATTGGGCAGGAATATGGATTGGTTTAGGGCTCCTCTCAAAATACACTATTGTGCTGTTAGGATTATCGACAATAATCTATTTGATATACGCTCCCTCATCCAGAAAATGGTTCTTACGTAAAGAGCCTTATTGTTGTGCGTTAATAGCATTTATTCTATTTATACCTGTTATTTATTGGAATGCCACACATAATTGGGCATCATTTTTATTTCAAAGTTCGCGACGATTTCATGATTACTATTCTTTTTCTTTTCATAAATTAATGGGTTTAGTCCTGGCATTTTTAACTCCTGCAGGAGTTTTTGGTGCATGGATTCTATTCTCAAAGAAGTATTCGAAAAAAATTATAGCCCTTGAAACAAAATACTTTTTTCAAATTTATATTGCTGTACCCCTTTTATTTTTTTCCTGCTTTAGTTTATTTCATGTAATCAAAATGAATTGGATTGGCCCCATCTTTCTAGCTATTATCCCATGGCTTGCGCTCTTAATAGCGGATAAGCAACAAATACTCGGTATAACTTTTCGTAAAAGTTGGGCTATCACTTCTGTCATTACGATGTTTATTTATAGCAGTATTATTTATTGTATTTTGTCAGATAAACCTGAAAAAATTAATCATTACTTTTTTGAAAAATTAATTCCGTGGGATAACCTTACTCGGGAAATTCATAACATTGCTCAACAATTAGAAGATAAAACTCATAACGTTCCTATCATTTTACCACTAGATACTTATAATATTGCAAGCGAGCTTACTTTTTATCAGAAAAAGTACTTCGAACAAGGACAAATGAATAATTCCTACAAAGTTACGGGTTGGCATATTTTTGGTTTAAACAGTTTGATGTATCAATATTGGGGAAGTATGGACGAGGTTAAGGGGAAGAATTTAATTTTAATTTCCTCGAAAACTTCTTTCTTTTCACATCCCCAAGTGAAGAAAAAAACAATCTCTTTAACTACTATAAAACCTATCCATTACCATGATAACAATGGGCATGAATCGTCTGTTTTTTATTATAAAGTTGTTAAGATGAGTTAG